One region of Natronorubrum aibiense genomic DNA includes:
- a CDS encoding transcriptional regulator, whose product MTKFDRYLWAIGHIQRRRLLLELLETPAIHTSELNMSEGETKLLLAEVKHAHLPKLADHDVIDWNPERNRVKRGSKFEEVEPLLELLDSNRERLPDGWV is encoded by the coding sequence ATGACCAAGTTCGACCGATACCTCTGGGCGATCGGTCATATTCAACGCCGGCGGCTGCTCCTCGAGCTACTGGAGACGCCCGCAATCCACACGAGCGAGCTGAATATGAGCGAGGGAGAAACGAAGCTCCTGCTCGCGGAGGTGAAACACGCCCATCTGCCGAAGTTAGCGGATCACGACGTTATCGACTGGAATCCGGAACGCAACCGCGTAAAACGAGGGTCGAAGTTCGAGGAGGTCGAGCCGCTGCTCGAGCTGTTAGATAGCAATCGAGAGCGGTTGCCCGACGGCTGGGTGTGA
- a CDS encoding MoaD/ThiS family protein, protein MDVTVYGPLRSATGEKTVGLEFTGATVSDALAEFTAAYPRATPYLYDGDEVRASVRVSVNGERAPLEAPVSNDAELTLMPAVQGGSTDG, encoded by the coding sequence ATGGACGTCACAGTGTACGGGCCGCTCCGAAGTGCGACCGGCGAAAAAACGGTGGGCCTCGAGTTCACGGGGGCGACCGTTTCGGATGCGCTGGCCGAGTTCACCGCCGCCTACCCGCGGGCAACACCGTACCTCTACGACGGCGACGAGGTACGAGCGAGCGTGCGAGTGTCGGTCAACGGCGAACGGGCGCCGCTCGAGGCCCCGGTGTCGAACGACGCCGAACTGACGCTGATGCCGGCCGTCCAGGGCGGCTCGACCGACGGGTGA
- a CDS encoding acetamidase/formamidase family protein — protein sequence MAQREIEEELFVDQYTLGLVGPDQEWAGTVADGGTIETYTPPGCWGPMITPEFRGGHEVTRPIRVEGASVGDAVALHIHDVEVTSMATSTGSMAEREDAFGDDPFVDHRCPECGTKWPETIVEGTGEESIKCAECGANASSFGFEYGYTVAFDDDGTVGITLDEDAAHDLAENADEVMDIPENSRQHPILLYEPGEMPGTLGRLRPFIGNVGTTPPVTMPDSHNAGDFGQFLIGADHDYGIESEADLEDRTDGHMDIPQVRAGATLICPVKVDGAGIYVGDLHANQGDGELSLHTTDVSGTVRMDVEVIDGLELDGPVLLPPEEDLPFISKPYSDAEREAGHDLADQHGVDLEDDMGPIQVIGSGATVNDATQNAFDRATKLLDMSEGEVRSRCTFTGGVQIGRLPGVVQLDLLAPMAVLEERGIDHLVREQYDL from the coding sequence ATGGCACAACGAGAAATCGAAGAGGAGCTATTCGTCGATCAGTACACGCTCGGCCTCGTCGGTCCCGATCAGGAGTGGGCGGGAACCGTCGCGGACGGCGGGACGATCGAGACGTACACGCCGCCGGGCTGTTGGGGGCCGATGATCACGCCGGAATTCCGTGGCGGCCACGAGGTCACGCGACCGATCCGTGTCGAGGGAGCGAGCGTCGGCGACGCCGTGGCGCTTCACATCCACGACGTCGAGGTCACGAGCATGGCGACGAGCACGGGCTCGATGGCCGAACGCGAGGACGCATTCGGCGACGACCCGTTCGTCGACCACCGCTGTCCGGAGTGTGGAACGAAGTGGCCCGAGACGATCGTCGAGGGCACGGGTGAGGAGTCGATCAAGTGCGCCGAGTGTGGCGCGAATGCTTCCTCCTTTGGCTTCGAGTACGGCTACACCGTCGCCTTCGACGACGACGGCACCGTCGGCATCACGCTCGATGAGGACGCGGCCCACGACCTCGCCGAGAACGCCGACGAGGTGATGGACATCCCCGAAAACTCGCGCCAGCATCCCATTCTGTTGTACGAACCCGGCGAGATGCCCGGTACGCTCGGGCGCTTGCGGCCGTTCATCGGCAACGTCGGGACGACGCCGCCGGTCACGATGCCCGACTCGCACAACGCCGGCGACTTCGGCCAGTTCCTCATCGGGGCCGACCACGACTACGGGATCGAGAGCGAAGCCGACCTCGAGGATCGAACCGACGGCCACATGGACATCCCGCAGGTTCGGGCCGGCGCGACACTCATCTGTCCGGTCAAAGTCGACGGGGCCGGCATCTACGTCGGCGACCTCCACGCCAACCAGGGCGACGGCGAACTCTCCTTGCACACGACCGACGTCAGCGGCACCGTCCGCATGGACGTCGAGGTCATCGACGGCCTCGAGCTCGACGGTCCGGTCCTGCTGCCGCCCGAGGAGGATCTCCCCTTCATCAGCAAACCCTACAGCGACGCGGAACGCGAGGCGGGCCACGATCTCGCCGACCAGCACGGCGTCGACCTCGAGGACGATATGGGTCCGATTCAAGTGATCGGGTCGGGCGCGACGGTCAACGACGCGACCCAGAACGCCTTCGATCGGGCGACGAAACTGCTCGACATGAGCGAAGGCGAGGTCCGTTCTCGGTGTACGTTCACCGGCGGCGTCCAGATCGGTCGCCTCCCCGGCGTCGTCCAACTCGATCTGCTCGCGCCGATGGCCGTCCTCGAAGAGCGCGGGATCGATCATCTGGTTCGCGAGCAGTACGACCTCTGA
- a CDS encoding rhodanese-like domain-containing protein has translation MSKIRPPELEERLENGESLYVLDIRPRKTHQRDRIDGSQNIPVYDDLRRGDETEFRQSLSKVPTGKTVVTVCKAGVVAKKATSILEEEGYDAVTLAGGMRGWNGYQNGSIGYRLSSLLRGLLP, from the coding sequence ATGAGCAAGATCAGGCCGCCCGAACTCGAGGAGCGACTGGAAAACGGTGAGTCACTCTACGTTCTCGATATCCGCCCGCGCAAGACCCACCAGCGCGACCGCATCGACGGCAGCCAGAACATCCCGGTGTACGACGACCTCCGACGTGGCGACGAGACTGAGTTTCGACAGTCGCTGTCGAAGGTTCCGACGGGAAAGACGGTCGTCACGGTCTGTAAGGCTGGTGTCGTCGCGAAGAAGGCGACGTCGATACTCGAGGAAGAAGGCTACGACGCCGTGACGCTTGCTGGCGGGATGCGCGGCTGGAACGGCTACCAGAACGGCTCGATCGGCTATCGGCTCTCGTCGCTGCTCAGGGGGCTGCTCCCGTAA
- a CDS encoding FAD/NAD(P)-binding protein, producing MFECVIVGGGIHGTYVCQRLLEDTTLEREDLLIVDPHGRLLESFRRKADACEMDELRSTFVHHIGTEPFGLESFAESRCRTDELLPTPGYPQRPTLSLFLDYADYVIEGTGLERLHRQASVDAIRRTERGDGLVLETTAADGAGSSEAIRTRNCVLAIGHGDRYRQPAWADGVDPIIHVWDGFDPETPAEETIIVGGGITAAQLATCLAEREREAVTLCSHHELETATSEADPRWINWNHIESQLHRHPPGSKARSDIVREARNDATVPQTLLERLESAADDGPLSVRYGDVRSAREVDGQVRLLLENGGCLSADRVVLATGFAPVADHPFVDRLASELGLERGYRGMPVLDDETLAWSRADGGESSVFVTGALAAGTVGPFAGNIAGARRAADRLTGAITTTDRLLLAAD from the coding sequence ATGTTCGAGTGCGTTATCGTCGGCGGCGGCATTCACGGCACCTACGTCTGTCAGCGACTGCTCGAGGACACCACCCTCGAGCGCGAAGACTTGCTGATAGTTGACCCACATGGGCGCCTGCTCGAGTCGTTTCGCCGGAAAGCTGACGCCTGCGAGATGGACGAACTGCGTTCGACGTTCGTCCACCACATCGGTACGGAGCCGTTCGGCCTCGAGAGCTTCGCCGAAAGCCGGTGCCGGACGGACGAACTCCTGCCGACGCCGGGCTATCCACAGCGGCCGACGCTGTCGCTGTTTCTCGATTACGCCGACTACGTGATCGAGGGCACCGGCCTCGAGCGACTCCACCGTCAGGCGAGCGTCGACGCGATCCGTCGGACCGAGCGTGGCGATGGGCTCGTTCTCGAGACGACAGCAGCCGACGGCGCTGGCTCGAGCGAGGCGATCCGAACCCGAAACTGCGTGCTGGCGATCGGCCACGGCGACCGCTACCGACAGCCGGCGTGGGCCGACGGCGTCGATCCGATCATCCACGTCTGGGACGGGTTCGATCCCGAGACGCCCGCTGAGGAGACGATCATCGTCGGCGGTGGGATCACGGCCGCCCAGCTTGCGACCTGTCTCGCCGAACGCGAGCGCGAAGCGGTGACGCTCTGTTCGCACCACGAACTCGAAACGGCGACCAGCGAGGCGGACCCGCGCTGGATCAACTGGAACCACATCGAAAGCCAGCTTCACCGCCACCCACCGGGGTCAAAGGCCCGTTCCGACATCGTCCGCGAGGCGCGCAACGACGCCACCGTTCCGCAGACGTTGCTCGAGCGCCTCGAGTCGGCAGCCGACGATGGACCCCTGTCGGTTCGCTATGGGGACGTCCGCTCCGCCCGCGAAGTGGACGGTCAGGTGCGGCTATTGCTCGAGAACGGAGGCTGTCTCTCGGCCGACCGCGTCGTGCTGGCGACGGGCTTTGCGCCCGTCGCCGACCATCCGTTCGTCGACCGCCTCGCCAGCGAACTCGGCCTCGAGCGCGGCTATCGCGGGATGCCCGTGCTCGACGACGAGACGTTAGCGTGGTCGCGAGCCGACGGCGGCGAGTCGTCGGTGTTCGTCACGGGCGCACTGGCGGCCGGCACCGTCGGCCCCTTTGCGGGAAACATCGCCGGCGCGCGGCGTGCAGCCGACCGGCTGACGGGTGCGATCACAACTACGGACAGGCTTCTGCTGGCTGCCGACTGA
- a CDS encoding DUF7511 domain-containing protein: MTDRHSDVERRANIDELTAADGSSPGDVSPCYQAYLERNDHRPDVCTIYSAVTAGSIAETWISATGSAFVSREEMR, encoded by the coding sequence ATGACCGACCGACACAGCGACGTCGAACGCCGAGCGAATATCGACGAGTTAACGGCCGCCGATGGCTCCTCACCCGGCGACGTCTCGCCGTGTTATCAGGCGTATCTCGAGCGCAACGACCACCGTCCGGACGTCTGTACGATCTACTCGGCGGTAACCGCCGGCTCCATAGCGGAGACGTGGATCAGCGCGACCGGCTCGGCGTTCGTCTCTCGAGAGGAAATGCGTTGA
- a CDS encoding VOC family protein, whose translation MTTSPLIPNTARIGRTALVVTDLEAMIEFYRDVVGLAVQTRQETTAILGAGETALLVLEQDEDAPPRRREQAGLFHNAFKVPSRAALGGALERIRTHWQLDGASDHYVSEALYLTDPEDNGIEIYTDRPAEEWPRADDGTVQIGTVGLDLADVAAQSDGSTDAPPGTTVGHIHLETSSLEAAREFYVDTLGLTVQTEARSAVFLAAGTYHHHLGVNTWNGRSQPAGGRGLAWFEFIVPDESTLTTVREELADTTVAVDDAAAGIELTDPDGITIRLRVA comes from the coding sequence ATGACTACGTCCCCGCTTATTCCCAATACGGCACGGATCGGGCGCACCGCGCTGGTTGTCACTGATCTCGAGGCGATGATCGAATTCTACCGAGACGTCGTCGGCCTCGCGGTGCAGACACGACAGGAAACGACGGCAATACTCGGTGCTGGCGAGACGGCGTTGCTCGTCTTGGAACAGGACGAGGACGCACCACCTCGTCGTCGAGAGCAGGCAGGGCTCTTTCACAACGCATTCAAGGTCCCCTCGCGCGCTGCGTTGGGTGGTGCACTCGAGCGAATCAGGACCCACTGGCAGTTAGACGGCGCGTCCGACCACTACGTGAGCGAAGCGCTGTATCTCACCGACCCCGAAGATAACGGCATCGAGATTTACACGGACCGACCAGCGGAGGAGTGGCCACGTGCAGACGACGGCACGGTCCAGATCGGGACCGTGGGCCTCGATCTCGCCGACGTTGCTGCACAATCGGACGGAAGCACAGACGCCCCTCCCGGGACGACGGTCGGCCACATCCACCTAGAAACGTCGTCGCTCGAGGCGGCACGGGAGTTTTACGTCGACACGTTGGGACTCACCGTCCAGACGGAAGCACGGTCAGCGGTGTTTCTCGCGGCCGGGACGTACCACCATCATCTCGGCGTGAACACGTGGAACGGTCGGTCACAGCCGGCAGGCGGTCGTGGACTGGCCTGGTTCGAGTTCATCGTCCCGGACGAATCGACGCTCACGACGGTTCGAGAGGAGCTCGCAGATACGACCGTGGCGGTCGACGACGCTGCAGCGGGAATCGAACTGACGGACCCCGACGGCATCACGATTCGACTCCGGGTGGCATAA
- a CDS encoding formyltetrahydrofolate deformylase, whose translation MTTNVTEITVIGDDDTGLVAGVTSLLFERGINIEDLDQAVRDGVFRMYLAVDTSEMVCTEATLREDLHELGDELGLDVQVRFPADRETQQIAVLVTKESHCLEALFEAWANDDLGADIGVVIGNHDDLQPLAEHYDVPFHDIGDEGGQQNEDALLDLLGEYDVDLIVLARYMRILSPNVVFRYEDRIINVHPSLLPAFPGAEAYRQAVEEGVRVAGVTAHYVTTDLDQGPIITQRAFDVPDDADLEEMKRRGQPLEADALLEAVKLHLNGDVSVHRGRTSVRENGTNYQLGLPDEIDEFTPDRPVDGIGSVVANDQ comes from the coding sequence ATGACGACGAACGTAACAGAGATTACCGTTATCGGAGACGACGATACCGGGCTGGTTGCCGGGGTGACCAGCCTCCTGTTCGAGCGCGGGATCAATATCGAAGACCTCGACCAAGCCGTTCGCGACGGCGTCTTCCGGATGTATCTCGCCGTCGACACCTCCGAGATGGTCTGTACCGAGGCCACGCTGCGCGAGGACCTCCACGAGCTCGGCGACGAACTCGGCCTCGACGTGCAGGTTCGGTTCCCCGCCGACCGCGAAACTCAACAGATCGCCGTCCTCGTCACGAAAGAGAGCCACTGCCTCGAGGCGCTGTTCGAGGCGTGGGCGAACGACGACCTCGGCGCAGATATCGGCGTCGTCATCGGCAACCACGACGACCTCCAGCCGCTTGCCGAACACTACGACGTGCCGTTTCACGACATCGGCGACGAAGGCGGCCAGCAGAACGAAGACGCGCTGCTCGACCTCCTCGGCGAGTACGACGTCGACCTGATCGTGCTGGCCCGATACATGCGCATTCTCAGCCCGAACGTCGTCTTTCGCTACGAAGACCGCATCATCAACGTCCACCCGAGCCTGCTGCCCGCCTTCCCCGGCGCGGAGGCGTACCGACAGGCCGTCGAAGAAGGCGTCCGCGTGGCCGGCGTGACCGCCCACTACGTGACGACCGACCTCGATCAGGGGCCGATCATCACCCAGCGAGCCTTCGACGTCCCCGACGACGCCGACCTCGAGGAGATGAAACGCCGCGGTCAGCCACTCGAGGCCGACGCGCTGCTCGAGGCCGTCAAACTCCATTTAAACGGCGACGTCTCGGTCCACCGCGGTCGGACGTCGGTTCGGGAGAACGGGACGAACTACCAGCTCGGACTGCCCGACGAGATCGACGAGTTCACGCCGGATCGACCGGTCGACGGGATCGGCAGCGTCGTCGCCAACGATCAGTAA
- a CDS encoding phosphoribosylaminoimidazolesuccinocarboxamide synthase — protein sequence MTSVKEFRIDEAATDDELGRGSFVFTDAYSVFDWGQMPDKIPEKGASLCTMGAFNFELLESEGVPTHYRGVVEDGDVVSLEDASSPPWEMAIDLTQVPDLPHEGREYDYDHYHEAAGENYLIPLEVVFRNRVPVGSSLRRRTDPEDHGLEFDSWPEEAVDLEEPIVEFSTKYEEGDRYLDRAEADAIAGIASIHDLESVALEVNRIVTEQADSAGLVHEDGKIECLYYQGEIRVADVVGTFDENRFSYEGTQLSKEVLRQYHKRTQPDWVQAVEAAKAEAKQEDIADWKSLCDVQPEPLEESVIETARDLYCAGANAYMDMELFDAPPLSSAIGAVQRL from the coding sequence ATGACGAGTGTCAAAGAGTTCCGCATCGACGAGGCAGCAACTGACGACGAACTCGGTCGCGGCTCGTTCGTCTTCACCGACGCCTACTCGGTGTTCGACTGGGGGCAGATGCCCGACAAGATCCCGGAAAAAGGCGCGAGCCTCTGTACGATGGGCGCGTTCAACTTCGAACTTCTCGAGTCCGAAGGCGTCCCGACGCACTACCGCGGTGTCGTCGAGGACGGTGACGTCGTCTCCCTTGAGGACGCCTCGAGTCCGCCCTGGGAGATGGCAATCGACCTCACGCAGGTTCCCGACCTCCCCCACGAGGGTCGCGAGTACGATTATGACCACTACCACGAAGCGGCCGGCGAGAACTACCTGATCCCCCTCGAGGTCGTCTTCCGCAATCGCGTCCCCGTCGGCTCGAGTCTGCGCCGACGAACCGACCCCGAAGATCACGGCCTCGAGTTCGACAGTTGGCCCGAGGAAGCCGTCGATCTCGAGGAACCGATCGTCGAGTTCTCGACGAAATACGAGGAAGGCGACCGCTATCTCGACCGCGCGGAGGCCGACGCAATCGCCGGAATCGCATCGATCCACGACCTCGAGTCGGTCGCACTCGAGGTCAACCGAATCGTCACCGAGCAGGCCGACTCCGCCGGGCTGGTCCACGAGGACGGCAAGATCGAGTGTCTGTACTATCAGGGAGAGATCCGCGTCGCGGACGTCGTCGGCACGTTCGACGAGAATCGCTTCAGCTACGAGGGCACGCAGCTCTCGAAAGAGGTGCTCCGACAGTACCACAAGCGCACCCAGCCCGACTGGGTGCAGGCCGTCGAAGCGGCGAAAGCCGAAGCCAAGCAGGAAGACATCGCCGACTGGAAATCCCTCTGTGACGTCCAGCCCGAGCCGCTCGAGGAGAGCGTCATCGAGACCGCTCGCGACCTCTACTGTGCGGGTGCCAACGCCTACATGGACATGGAACTGTTCGACGCGCCGCCGCTCTCGAGTGCGATCGGTGCCGTCCAGCGGCTCTGA
- a CDS encoding GTP-binding protein encodes MSDNSIPVTVLSGILGAGKTTVLNHVLHESDDRDLAVLVNDMGEVNVDADLVAESSDIADEDEELVELSNGCICCELRGDLLDAIGELTQRRAFDGIIVESTGVAEPLPVAQTLTLGFDQSDLDPTEFYEETGIEPLEGCHLDTTVTVVDAHQFHTAMESDEILDDDGTKKHLGDLLVEQVEFCDVLVLNKCDLVDEAILEKIESTLEVLQPRAEIVRTEHGRIDPNDIIETGRFDFEDASQSAGWIKELQEPHESAEDEHGVTSFVFEARRPFHPERFADLLDAFPDAVVRAKGHFWLATREDEALTFNVAGQSVRVGPGGQWIDTLPANERRDHLEANPQLEELWHDRWGDRNVRLVVIGTEMDHESLRGDLADCLLTDGELEADWSAFADRFPTFEPPEPEAEDAADDQQEQTEELGIAD; translated from the coding sequence ATGTCCGACAACTCGATTCCCGTCACGGTACTGTCCGGTATCCTCGGTGCCGGCAAGACGACCGTTCTCAACCACGTGCTCCACGAGAGCGACGACCGCGACCTCGCCGTACTCGTCAACGACATGGGCGAGGTCAACGTTGACGCCGACCTCGTCGCCGAGTCCTCGGATATCGCCGACGAAGACGAAGAGTTGGTCGAACTCTCGAACGGCTGTATCTGCTGTGAGCTTCGCGGCGACCTGCTCGATGCCATCGGTGAACTCACCCAGCGCCGCGCGTTCGACGGCATCATCGTCGAATCGACCGGCGTTGCCGAACCACTGCCCGTCGCTCAGACCCTGACGCTCGGCTTCGACCAATCGGATCTCGATCCCACCGAGTTCTACGAGGAGACCGGCATCGAGCCACTCGAGGGCTGCCATCTGGATACAACCGTCACGGTCGTCGACGCCCACCAGTTCCACACCGCGATGGAGTCCGACGAGATCCTCGACGACGACGGGACGAAGAAACACCTCGGCGACCTGCTCGTCGAGCAGGTCGAGTTCTGCGACGTCTTAGTGCTAAACAAGTGTGATCTGGTCGACGAGGCCATCCTCGAGAAGATCGAATCCACGCTCGAGGTGCTCCAGCCTCGTGCCGAGATCGTCCGCACCGAACACGGCCGAATCGATCCCAACGACATCATCGAAACTGGACGGTTCGACTTCGAGGACGCGAGCCAGTCTGCGGGCTGGATCAAGGAACTCCAAGAGCCCCACGAGTCGGCCGAAGACGAACACGGCGTCACCTCGTTCGTTTTCGAGGCGCGCCGACCGTTCCACCCCGAGCGCTTTGCCGACCTGCTCGATGCGTTCCCCGACGCGGTCGTTCGTGCGAAAGGCCACTTCTGGCTCGCAACCCGCGAAGACGAGGCGCTGACGTTCAACGTCGCCGGCCAATCGGTTCGCGTCGGCCCCGGTGGCCAGTGGATCGACACGCTGCCGGCCAACGAGCGACGCGACCACCTTGAGGCAAACCCCCAACTCGAGGAGTTGTGGCACGACCGATGGGGCGACCGCAACGTTCGGCTCGTCGTGATCGGCACCGAGATGGACCACGAGTCGCTGCGGGGCGACCTCGCTGACTGTCTGCTGACCGACGGCGAACTCGAGGCCGACTGGTCGGCGTTCGCAGATCGGTTCCCGACGTTCGAACCGCCGGAGCCCGAGGCCGAGGACGCGGCCGACGACCAGCAAGAGCAGACGGAGGAACTCGGCATTGCAGACTGA
- the purS gene encoding phosphoribosylformylglycinamidine synthase subunit PurS, producing the protein MTGYTATVTVRLKHGVLDPEAETTQQALERLGFELEDLRAADRFEVDLEAESVDAASERASEMAERLLANPTIHDYDVEVDER; encoded by the coding sequence ATGACTGGCTACACCGCAACGGTGACCGTCCGACTCAAACACGGCGTGTTAGATCCCGAAGCCGAGACCACACAGCAAGCCTTAGAGCGGCTGGGCTTCGAACTCGAGGATCTACGCGCTGCGGACCGTTTCGAGGTCGACCTCGAGGCCGAGTCGGTCGACGCCGCGAGCGAGCGCGCAAGCGAGATGGCCGAACGACTGCTCGCGAACCCGACCATCCACGACTACGACGTGGAGGTCGACGAGCGGTAG